In Lycium ferocissimum isolate CSIRO_LF1 chromosome 3, AGI_CSIRO_Lferr_CH_V1, whole genome shotgun sequence, the genomic window aACAAATAATCTATCAATTCTAATTGAAAAATGAACggcatgcaatgtgaaataacaaatCAATACTACTAAAACAAATGAATTGGAACCgtaaatataacataaattcaaaattcaattctttttaacATAATGCTCTTATATCTAATTtcaacataacataaaataagttccaacataacttaagtaaatTTAATTCAAAAGAAACGGAAAACATAAGTATGTAACCTCATTCAACAATGAAATTATACTTTAAAGACATCACTCATTATATGCAAAGTTTGTTAACGActatttttttctaatattaggagatgtagtttcaaaaacTATAATAATGCAGTTAAgctaaatgaagaaaataaagaaaaacaaataagaaataaaaaaaaagtacgagcaattacatatcacaagaagtaaaggtcaGAAAAAGGGAcgaaaggaaatgaaagatttaagaaaaaaaatcaatttaaaaagttaaaaaaaaaaaaaaatagaaataaaaaagaaattacatggtgtaattacacctaattctCCTTGAAGAGTATAATTACACCCTCCCAATTATACCTAATTCTCCTCTAACTTGGCAATTACCTGCCGAAACAAAAATGTcaaattgtgtaattacacctaattccAATTCTCTGGTGGCTTTCCAAAGGGGCTCTTAAGGAATCTGAACTTCAATTGTGTAAGAGTACTAGAAAAGGTATACCTAAAAGATCTTATTAGTTTGAGGATTATGTTTTCTTGGTTTCCCCCACAGAATTAGATGAGCATAATTCTATGACTGAGGCTTTGGCAAGCTCGGAAAAGATGAGTGGATGAAAGCAATGAACGAAAAATTAGAGTTCATGAGAAGCTGGGATCTGATTGACCCTCCTTCTGGGCGTAGAGCTTTTGGGAACAAATGAGTTCTTAAAGTTAAACACAAAACGGACAGTTCAATAGAAAGATATTGCTAATCCATCGCTAAATAGAATTAGCAATGCATTCTATTGTTTAACTACTAATTAAATTTATCCAtcgacaattttttttttcccctagTAATGCAAGTTTTGAGGGTTTTAGTATTGGACAAACATGCGACGTGCATAAGTTGACACGTGCATGACACGTGAAAAGCAATTATTAATTTAGATCCCTTCACAGGGGTTTTAAATGCGGGATATTACAGTGTAGGGGGAAACGTGTTCACCCTATAGTTTAAGTATGAAATTAGCAAAATAGTGAATTGTTTAGGGGGGTTTGAATGTATTTTCCATGATATTTATGTGGCATGTAAGTTCCATGATGGCAAGAAATTTACGTAGTTTTAGTTTCAAAGGTTTAACATTTCAAAAGACCAATTGTCTATAATATACCGATCTCATCTGAAAACATTCAGTGAAAAACTGTAAGTTTATCAACAGTCTAAGCTTTCTTAATTCATCTACTGTTGAAATTGCAATCTTTTTTACCTACCTagttttgcatgctttctacgTTTTACGTTGTTATATTTTAACAGTTTTTTAAATGATGTTCAATTCAATTATGGTTTTCTCAGAACATAGGATTGATCATATTATGTTGAGTCTGACTCATAGTGGTCATTTATCAAAGAATGACTATGGTTGTCAAGATTTACcgtcttttttaaaataaaagcatGTTTGAACAATCAATTTTCATATTGAATCCGACCAGTGTAGATGTTCAAGATACTGTATAATTAATCATTTTCTTGGAATTTAGAGTAGAGGGTTTTTTTctgattatttttcaaattttctgaCTTGAATTTTTCTCTGATCCCAAAATATAGTTGTTTTGGCAAATGAATTTGTTCAATTACTttttgggaatttggaaaaacaagaAGCATATATGTTACTTTGTTTACCAAATTAATCCTTATTGCTTCAATTAGTGGAGTGTCAATCAAGTGAGATCTTTAAGAGAGATGAAGGGTATTACTTTAGACAAATGGTTTAATGAATAAGGCTATCTgacattttcttttcatttttgtcaaaaagaaaatttaaaaaattatttattatacattagTTTAGTTTTTGAAGATgagtttttcaaatttgaaaatcagtaatatccaaacacaacttcaattttcaaataccatttttcaacttcgacttcaaaaactctttttttcaaGTTTCGATCAAATTTATATCCATACGCCTAGTAAATGTTCTTCTTAAGGGGGAgcaaaaatactaaaattcaaataatatGGACAGCAtgtagtaatatttttttatctgTTTGTGTAGAAATTAGGACGAAAATCCTAACTTGAAGTTACATTATATCTGGTGTTCGATAGAAGTCTCTTTAGTATGGGTAGAAACTTGTACAGTAATGTAGGAGAAGTGTGAAATTTAGAGAGCTCTAGTCTTAAAAGATTCTTGAGTTGACATGAAATGAGCCCAAATAGAGCAAAatgattcatatagccgacttCAACTAGTTTCGGATTGAGAAGTAGAATTAGTTGATTTGGATGATCCAATATTGTAACTTGTGGTTAAATATTCTGCTTGGCTCACATTTTAATTTCACGTCATTTTGAATCTTAGAAAGTTTGGCTCACCTAGCGATAagactttctttcttctttcttcccgAAATTTTCTCTAATGGAGCTTAAGAATTGTTTAATGGTTTCTCATGGAGGCCTTCTTCAGTGAATTGGATTGCGAAACATAATATTTAgacttttctcattttaataCTCAATAATTTAGATTCTGTAACACTAGACGTTCTCTATATTTTTTTGCCAACGTACAAATCTCTAAACAACACTAAAAAGACTCTTAACAAAGCTGGGACATAGTGTAAACATTAATCTCAACTAGTTGGCATTGCCTACGTGGATTTATCGCCTTGACTTTGCTCTATTGATAGTATGTGGAGATAAAGATTGGGTGAAGACGTGAAGAAAGTGGAGGATGCTGAGGATGCTCAAGGAATTTGTTTATGGTTAGTGGTAACCTTTGGATTGAGAAACTTTTATCACAATGGGAACCTTGTACCGCAGGTTTGTGGACAATACTTATACTGGAGTCAATCTCACTATGAATTTTGGTTCTGAAATCAAGCTTGAGGTCGATGAATCTATCTTAGTATTACCttgttttgtttctttattCTGATTCAGTGGGGCTTTTAGAAGATCCAACGATAGAGCCAGACTTGTTATAACGACAATGATGGGAATGGTTCTTGGATATTTTATTGGCATTTCATCTCCATATGTTTCTTTAACAAAGGTAAGGTTGCCCAATCTTTCCGTATCTGCTCAGATGTTGATTAAGAAATTTTATCAttcattgtaaaaaaaaaattggtgtcTTTTGCAGATTACTTTACCTTCAAATCTTATATCATCTCTTGATGTAGCCTTTGGTGATGACCATCGTAGACCTTCTATTGAACGCTTTTTTCCAGAGAATCTTGTAACTCCACAGGTATTTATTTCAGTTGCATACTCTATTCTTACCTTCAGCTCCACTTATTGATTTACTTGTATAATCATCTGATCGAGTCTTGTTACTCCAGTAACAAGCAAATGGTGTTAATTTggccaataaaatcatgcaaaaatctTTGAATCTGCAACTTTCAACCTTATGGTGTTGAATATTGAACACTTTTAAACTCCAAATGAACAAAATCAGAAAGACAAATGGGTCGATTGTGCTGTTACTACTTCTTAACTGTATGTCCTTTGTTCtgcaaaataaaattttgaaaagaaaaaaaaaatgtatgtctAACATTATgttgataaacatatatatttttgaaaattatctGCTTTAGTACCTTttcattttcatccatattcTTCTGTTTTAAATATAATGGAAGTCATTATTTCCTGCATTTGCAGAATGTCCTTATCTGGTGTCTAGATAAAATGTTGTATTTTGTGCTGTTCTCGTGCCTAGAAGATGCACAGATATATTTTCTTGGGTcactaaatttttttatgtgttttgcAAATTGGCTGTTTTCATTTAGGCCATTCTGCTCATGTTTTGTAATTATAGTTTGTTGTCTGTGATCAAAGTTGGTAAGTTTTGAGACAAATCTTGGTAAAATGAATGTAAGGGTAGGTGAATCAAACCTTTCTGGATTAATTATTCTAAAGAAAAGATGTGATGTTAGGGGTGCTGCAAAAGTTTATTATAGAACTTATCCTCAACAATgttaaaaataacaaatttatCTACTGTTGAGTATTCATATGCTTACCAATAAGGTCTTAACATAGCAGTTAAATTATGCCCTGTCTGGATTAATCTTTTTCTTGAAGTTCCTGAGAGAACCAGTGGTTTCAcataacttttattttcaacatgATTAGTTTGGAGGTTGAAAACAATTGGCATCATATAAAAGTTGCAGATCGGAAACTACTTCCTAGAGAAGACTTTCCTTGCCTATCTCAGCTTGAGTAGTGGGCAAATAAAAAGCGAGAAACATTCCCATTATCAGAGCCCAGTCAATTTTGTAGTGTAATTTTCGTATAGGATTTGATATTATCTTCTTTCAGCTTGTACTTGACTGCCGGGTGAAGAACCGTGCCAATGGCTTTTGGATGTTCTCACCTGTTGTAACTTCCTTTACTGCAATAGTTTCAATGTTCAGAGACATATATGCAAGCGAATTCTTCattgtaaaaaaaattgtaagagAACTAGTTGTGAGCATTTTAAATGGTTAAAGCCTGCTTTTATGGCAGCTGATGGATCTGAAAAGTTGAGTTTCTTATAGTTATTCAGTCTCCATTTTCCTGCGGTCTAGATGATATCGATATAGAGGTTAAAAAGTTCATTAGGGAGTTTAGGGTAGTATGACTAATGAATCgttttaatgttatattaaggtGTGGAAATATGTCAAATTAGTGAAGAAAATTATCTTGGTGTCGACATATAAGAAGaaggatatattaaaagctAAGGGAGCCACCGCTGTTTAATATCATAAGCCGTataaatgtggagacattacaaGGTGTGATAGAGAATCAATTTGAGTTCATGTCTAGTAAATAGTGAAGGAGGTTATATTTCGGCAAAAAAGATTGatataatttataaaaagaggaagaaagttcTCAACAACTCATTGAAGTAGATAATCATATGATAAAGTAAACGAATTTATAAATTCcataaaatatatgtatgaagAAGCGATCACAACGTTGAAGGAAACACAGAGTTCCCTATAGTAGTAGGTTTACTCCTTGGAGCTGCCTAGGAGTTATGATATGGATTTTTTCCACCAATTGGGGCTCTCACTCGTACTTACTTTTCTTTAGTCATAGATGAGCTAACCAATAATAAACAAAATGTGGTTCCATGGTGCATGCTATTTGCAGATAACATTATTTAAATTAATGAGACTAGTTGGTGAGTCAAGTAAAAATCGGAACTATGAAGAACACTGGAGCGAGTTAGAATTTAGGATAAAAGTAAGTAGACAGATTACATGCATTGTAAGTTTAGCCTCATAAAACAATGAAGGTGATATGATATTAGCTGGATTATGCCGGATAAATtcaaacatttcaaatatcCAGAtttgtttttcaagaaaatggcATGACTTATGAAGATGTAAAATATGGGGGTAAAGAAAGATGGTTGAAATGAACTAATGAAGGAGTGCTATATCAAGAAAATACTAGCAAAGCCAAGTTCTATAGAATGATTGTGAAACTAGCAATGTTATATGAACGTAAAAAACTCTTAACATGTTTATGTATGAAGTAGAAATACAAATCGGAAGATGCTTGGAGAAATAAGAGAAACTTAAGGATACACTTGTTGATTACATGATTATTTTGCAGACGTAAGGAGATTGAGATATCTTTTGACTGCCATGATAAACTTGATATCAGAGTATCTCTAAACTGTTAATCCGTTTCATTTTCTAGATATATGTTCCGACAAATCCTCGTGGTGCAGAGACATTACCACCAAGGATTGTGGTCCCTGAATCAGATTTTTACTTGAGAAGGTTGTGGGGTGAACCAAGTCAGGTATGACACAGATATATTAATAATCATTTGTTAActctaataaaaataaaaataaatgaaaaggatTGTCTGCTCATTGTTTAGTGTATGATACCTGCGATTGACACTTATGAAACAAAAAATGAATACTTCCACAGAAAGTACAAGCATGTAGGTTGTCATAAAATTTCCCACATTTATTTTTGTGCTTTGCTTCCTGGTATTTTATTTAGGTGCATTTATCTTACAAATTTTGTGAAATTATAAGGATCTGAGAAAGAAACCAAAGTACTTGGTGACATTTACTGTTGGTTGGAACCAAAAGGACAACATTGATGCAGCTGTTAAAAAGGTAACAACAATGAAGCCATATCATTACTACTTTAGCTCTTTTACTTAACAATGCATTCCATGtagtcttatttcctatgtcttaaTTAGTTTTCAGaagattttcaaattttgcttTTTCATTATGACGGTCGAACGAGTGAGTGGGATGAGTTTGAGTGGTCCAAGAGGGCAGTTCACATCAGTGTTAGGAAGCAGACTAAATGGTAAGACTCTAAATTTACCTATCAGTTTTGGGATTTCTAAGTCTTTATCTATCTGATGCAACAAACAAAGAATAATGTATTGAGAGAATTTTGTTCTATTCAAGCAGCAGCCTCTTTTAACTAGCATATTTGGTTCCATTTATTTTGTCCCACACTAAGCTGATAATAGCTCGTGTtcatatcaaaaaaatcaaaaattataagcaacttatgccaatccaaacgggctctaagtctTTATCTATCTGATGCAACAAACAAAGAATAATGTATTGAGAGAACTTTTTTCTGAAaagcattttttaaaaagttccaTTTTTTTGGAGAGTAATATAGATTATAGTGTTTAAGcttaaaatcaatttatttagaaaaacattttccgaaGAATTTGAAAGTAACAGTGGTTTAAATTTTGTGCTTGGCCAATgtttgaaaagtgcttttgaggAAAAACTATtcttttagcttctgaaaaatagtttttgctacttctatttttctctaaaagcttggccaaacacatcaactttctaaaataagcacttGTTGAGAAAAATAAGCACCTTTGACTTCCCAAAAGCTTAGCCAAACGGGCTATTAGTCTAATATTGGTCTTTCTCTTGCCTTTATTAGGTGGTATGCAAAGAGATTTCTACATCCTGATGTAGTAGCTGCCTATGATTACGTATTTATATGGGATGAAGATCTTGGAGTTGAGAACTTCAATGGAGAGAAGTAAGAGCTATTCCCTGGATGTTTTAGTTggtttctcattttcaaaagtgAAAGTATCCGTGTTTTCTcgtatatatgtgttgtttcAGACTAATCTTGGCCGCGTGAGTATGCCAGGTATATCAGACTAGTTAAACGACATGGTCTTGAGATTTCTCAGCCTGGTCTTGAACCAAATAGTGGACTGACTTGGCAGATGACTAAGAGGAGGGATGATAGAGAAGTTCACAAGTAAGTCCATTCCATTGATCcttcctccgtctcaaatttaccttattttcaCTTAATTGGGATGGAAATCTGTATAAATTAGCTTATATTCATCCACGTGTAAATCTTTTGAGATAATTACAGTCCAATACCTTTTGATAATCTAATTTACAAAATAGCTAGCAAATGTATTTGTTCTTTAagtatagatatacatataatacacatattgtatacatagatgtacatataatatacgtatgtatacatatgatatacataatcagtgtatatgttttgtatattttggctagcgccATAATTAATTTCTGCCGACaggccaaaaagaaaaaattcctAAAATTTTTGTGTGGATTTATTAACAGGAATACTGACGAGAGACCAGGCTGGTGCAGTAATCCACGTTTGCCTCCTTGTGCAGcgtactctctctctctctctctctccatatatatataca contains:
- the LOC132051155 gene encoding uncharacterized protein LOC132051155; translated protein: MGTLYRSGAFRRSNDRARLVITTMMGMVLGYFIGISSPYVSLTKITLPSNLISSLDVAFGDDHRRPSIERFFPENLVTPQIYVPTNPRGAETLPPRIVVPESDFYLRRLWGEPSQDLRKKPKYLVTFTVGWNQKDNIDAAVKKFSEDFQILLFHYDGRTSEWDEFEWSKRAVHISVRKQTKWWYAKRFLHPDVVAAYDYVFIWDEDLGVENFNGEKYIRLVKRHGLEISQPGLEPNSGLTWQMTKRRDDREVHKNTDERPGWCSNPRLPPCAAFVEIMAPVFSREAWRCVWHMIQNDLVHGWGLDFALRRCVEPAHEKIGVVDSQWIEHQFVPSLGNQGETENGKAPWEGVRERCTNEWAMFQDRLANADESYFVQHGKSRV